A single genomic interval of Sphingopyxis sp. CCNWLW2 harbors:
- a CDS encoding M28 family metallopeptidase, protein MPLRHAAALFLPLLAIPAAAQNAPAIDAANLTQTVRTLASDQFQGRAPGTIGEERTIGYLIGRLQALGLEPAGTDGGWTQPVPLLHTRLGTPTTLGFDRKGTAMPLTFGTDIYVSTLQPKDRAVIENAPLVFVGYGVTAPERGWDDFKGQDLKGKVAVFLINDPDFVAAKGEDSFGKFGGRTMTYYGRWTYKFEEAARRGAIGALIVHDTDGVGYGWNVVKAPGGENYGLVMPPEKVTSLALQGWISGETASTLFTNAGQDLAKLRTAARRKDFKPIDLGTSFNAAIPVTQEVVQSQNVLAKIPGAKRPDEVIMYGAHWDAYGEGPPDEQGRIYRAGANDDALGVAGLFEIARLFKAAPAPDRTIAFAFWTAEERGLLGSEAYAQNPIFPAEKTVANFGLDILQTAGKAKDVVLVGKGQGTLEDDLARVAATQGRTVSVESLPERGLFYRADHFSLAKRGVPVLLMMGIAGASDLAEGGKPAGQAWVDAYTGKCYHQACDAWDESWNLDGAVQDIAVFYTIGDELARSAKWPGWKDGSEFKAIRDRSAASRK, encoded by the coding sequence ATGCCCCTGCGCCACGCCGCCGCCCTGTTCCTCCCCCTGCTCGCCATTCCCGCCGCGGCGCAAAACGCCCCCGCGATCGACGCCGCCAATCTCACCCAGACCGTCCGCACGCTCGCGTCCGATCAGTTTCAAGGCCGCGCGCCCGGCACGATCGGCGAGGAGCGCACGATCGGTTACCTGATCGGCCGGCTGCAGGCACTCGGCCTCGAACCCGCGGGCACCGACGGCGGCTGGACCCAGCCCGTGCCCTTGCTCCACACGCGGCTCGGCACCCCAACGACGCTCGGCTTCGACCGCAAGGGCACCGCGATGCCGCTGACTTTCGGTACCGACATCTATGTCTCGACGCTCCAGCCCAAGGACCGCGCGGTCATCGAAAACGCCCCGCTCGTCTTCGTCGGTTATGGCGTCACCGCCCCCGAACGCGGCTGGGACGACTTCAAGGGACAGGACCTCAAGGGCAAGGTCGCTGTCTTCCTGATCAACGACCCCGATTTCGTCGCGGCGAAGGGCGAGGACAGCTTCGGCAAGTTCGGCGGCCGAACGATGACCTATTATGGCCGCTGGACCTACAAGTTCGAGGAAGCCGCACGCCGCGGCGCGATCGGCGCGCTGATCGTCCACGACACCGACGGCGTCGGCTACGGCTGGAACGTCGTCAAAGCACCGGGCGGTGAAAATTACGGGCTCGTCATGCCGCCCGAAAAGGTGACGAGCCTCGCGCTCCAGGGATGGATCTCGGGCGAAACCGCGTCGACCCTGTTCACCAACGCCGGACAGGATCTGGCAAAGCTACGCACCGCAGCACGCCGCAAGGATTTCAAACCCATCGACCTCGGCACCAGCTTCAACGCCGCGATCCCCGTGACGCAGGAAGTCGTGCAGAGCCAGAATGTCCTCGCGAAAATCCCCGGCGCCAAGCGCCCCGACGAGGTGATCATGTACGGCGCGCACTGGGACGCCTATGGCGAGGGCCCGCCCGACGAACAGGGCCGCATCTACCGCGCCGGCGCCAACGACGACGCGCTTGGCGTCGCGGGGCTGTTCGAGATCGCGCGGCTGTTCAAGGCGGCGCCCGCCCCCGACCGCACGATCGCCTTCGCCTTCTGGACCGCCGAGGAGCGCGGGCTGCTCGGCTCCGAAGCCTATGCCCAAAACCCGATCTTCCCCGCCGAAAAGACCGTCGCCAACTTCGGCCTCGACATCCTCCAGACCGCCGGAAAAGCAAAGGACGTCGTCCTCGTCGGCAAGGGACAGGGCACGCTCGAAGACGATCTCGCGCGCGTCGCCGCGACGCAGGGCCGCACCGTCAGCGTCGAAAGCCTCCCCGAACGGGGTCTCTTCTACCGCGCCGACCATTTCAGCCTCGCCAAGCGCGGCGTCCCCGTCCTACTGATGATGGGGATCGCGGGCGCCTCCGACCTCGCGGAGGGCGGCAAGCCCGCGGGGCAGGCATGGGTCGATGCCTATACCGGCAAATGCTATCATCAGGCCTGCGACGCGTGGGACGAAAGCTGGAACTTGGACGGCGCGGTGCAGGATATCGCGGTCTTTTACACGATCGGCGACGAACTCGCCCGCTCGGCCAAATGGCCGGGCTGGAAGGACGGCAGTGAATTCAAGGCGATTCGCGACCGGAGCGCCGCGTCGCGGAAATAG
- the pip gene encoding prolyl aminopeptidase: MDFSRLQASSKIGDDWVYPQPPCLNFGWLEVDRDPAHRIYWEEYGNPDGEPVMFLHGGPGGACAPVMARFFDPKRYRVILFDQRGCGKSEPTVASAGPAVALAKNTTADLIGDIEKLRAKLEIAGPMHVFGGSWGSTLAMAYAIARPAHVASLILRGIFLGSSEDLLYLYQGNAATWEADPFGLTEPGAYMKYPEEWAELLSVLTPQERGDVMTSYKAIFDMVPANEAEKERQLKAALTWSLWEGVISNMIPETADTGKFGEADFALCFAQIEAHYFANALFIPAGHFFDNIATLASIPVHIVHGRFDEVCPLTQASRLVAALRDAGSEPVTYVVTNAGHSAMERENALALTAIMDGLPRLGA, translated from the coding sequence ATGGATTTTTCGCGGTTGCAGGCTTCGAGCAAGATCGGCGACGACTGGGTCTATCCGCAGCCGCCATGCCTGAACTTCGGCTGGCTCGAAGTCGATCGCGACCCGGCGCACCGCATTTACTGGGAGGAATATGGCAATCCCGACGGTGAGCCGGTGATGTTCCTCCATGGCGGGCCCGGCGGCGCGTGCGCGCCGGTCATGGCGCGCTTCTTCGATCCCAAGCGCTACCGCGTCATCCTGTTTGATCAGCGCGGGTGCGGGAAGAGCGAGCCGACGGTGGCGTCGGCGGGGCCGGCAGTGGCGCTGGCCAAGAACACGACCGCCGACCTGATCGGCGATATCGAGAAATTGCGCGCGAAGCTGGAGATCGCCGGGCCGATGCATGTGTTCGGGGGGAGCTGGGGGAGCACGCTCGCGATGGCCTATGCGATTGCGCGTCCGGCACATGTCGCGAGCCTGATCCTGCGCGGCATCTTCCTCGGTTCGTCCGAGGATCTGCTGTATCTCTATCAGGGGAATGCCGCGACGTGGGAGGCCGATCCGTTCGGGCTGACCGAGCCCGGCGCCTATATGAAATATCCCGAAGAGTGGGCCGAGCTGCTGTCGGTACTGACTCCGCAAGAGCGCGGCGACGTGATGACGTCGTACAAGGCGATTTTCGACATGGTGCCGGCGAATGAGGCCGAGAAGGAACGGCAGTTGAAGGCCGCGCTGACCTGGTCGCTTTGGGAAGGCGTGATTTCGAACATGATCCCCGAGACCGCCGACACGGGCAAGTTTGGTGAGGCCGATTTCGCGCTGTGTTTTGCGCAGATCGAGGCGCATTATTTCGCGAACGCGCTGTTCATTCCGGCGGGGCATTTCTTCGACAATATTGCGACGCTCGCTTCGATCCCCGTGCATATCGTGCATGGTCGCTTCGACGAGGTGTGCCCGCTGACGCAGGCGTCGCGGCTGGTCGCCGCGCTCCGCGACGCGGGGTCGGAGCCCGTGACCTATGTCGTCACCAACGCGGGGCACAGCGCGATGGAGCGCGAGAATGCGCTGGCGCTGACCGCGATCATGGACGGGCTACCGCGCCTCGGCGCATAG
- the chrA gene encoding chromate efflux transporter: MTTDIYSPPTLSLFRLFLRFLRFGFLAFGGPVAQIAMVKQALVEEERWISPVRFNRLLAVMQILPGPEAHELCVHLGMVARGRIGGLLAGLGFMLPGFVLMLGAAWLYKGWIVDNPAMAPIFLGVQVVVLAIILRAVQRIGAHILEDRLLWLLAGAALAATLAGVPFWIPLIAAGLIYTYAKRPTVAAAIFVAAVVLAVVVTGAAPSAKTSIAASEAGIVALFIAGLKGGLLTFGGAYTAIPYVRTDTVGRGWISDASFLDGVAFAGMLPAPLVIFATFAGYVAAGLPGAVAITAGMFMPAFVFSMIFFERLEAVVDNPALHRVLAGVAAAVVGVIAATLLQLGWSTAGRAANLVPAALLFGAAVLVVWRWRGKLTAPALVLAGGVAGWALNL, from the coding sequence ATGACGACCGATATCTATTCGCCGCCGACCCTTTCATTGTTTCGGCTTTTCCTCCGTTTCCTCCGTTTCGGTTTCCTCGCCTTTGGCGGGCCCGTCGCCCAGATCGCGATGGTGAAACAGGCGCTGGTCGAGGAGGAGCGCTGGATTTCGCCGGTGCGGTTCAACCGGCTGCTCGCGGTGATGCAGATCCTGCCGGGACCCGAGGCGCATGAATTGTGCGTCCATCTGGGGATGGTCGCGCGCGGGCGGATCGGCGGATTGCTCGCGGGGCTCGGCTTCATGCTGCCCGGCTTTGTCCTGATGCTGGGTGCGGCGTGGCTCTACAAGGGCTGGATCGTCGATAATCCGGCGATGGCGCCGATCTTCCTCGGCGTGCAGGTCGTCGTGCTGGCGATCATCCTGCGCGCGGTGCAGCGGATCGGGGCGCATATCCTGGAGGACCGGCTGTTGTGGCTGCTCGCGGGCGCCGCGCTCGCCGCGACGCTGGCGGGGGTGCCGTTCTGGATTCCGCTGATCGCGGCGGGGCTGATCTATACATATGCGAAGCGCCCGACGGTGGCGGCGGCGATCTTCGTCGCGGCGGTCGTGCTCGCCGTCGTTGTGACGGGCGCCGCGCCCTCGGCGAAGACAAGCATCGCCGCGAGCGAGGCCGGGATCGTCGCGCTGTTCATCGCCGGGCTGAAAGGCGGGCTGCTCACCTTTGGCGGCGCCTATACCGCGATCCCCTATGTGCGCACCGACACCGTCGGGCGCGGCTGGATCAGCGACGCGAGCTTTCTCGACGGTGTCGCGTTCGCGGGGATGCTGCCCGCCCCGCTCGTCATCTTTGCGACCTTTGCGGGCTATGTCGCGGCGGGGCTGCCCGGCGCGGTCGCGATCACGGCGGGGATGTTCATGCCCGCCTTCGTCTTTTCGATGATTTTCTTCGAGCGGCTGGAGGCGGTGGTCGACAATCCGGCGCTCCACCGCGTGCTTGCCGGTGTGGCGGCGGCGGTTGTCGGGGTGATTGCGGCGACGCTGCTGCAACTGGGCTGGTCGACGGCGGGGCGCGCCGCGAACCTTGTACCCGCAGCTCTTCTCTTCGGCGCCGCCGTGCTGGTGGTCTGGCGCTGGAGGGGAAAGCTGACCGCCCCGGCGCTCGTGTTGGCGGGCGGCGTTGCGGGGTGGGCGCTGAACCTTTGA
- a CDS encoding S9 family peptidase, whose product MRKLAILGASLLALSSQPAFAQEEPAPAASPAPAAETPAPMSAAAAGSARKSPERRLTGADLFDLSIASDPQISPDGRHIAYVRRSNDIMSDRAVSSIWLIDTTTGEETPVAGRSGGAFSPRWSPDGKRLAFASTEGGSAQLWVRWMNGGEAVRLTGLPTSPSSLAWSPDGRSIAYTMLVKDDGPSFGAAPKNKPEGAKWAEPLEVHDLLAYRADGEGYLEPGFEKIFVVPATGGSPRQLTFGPYHDGGPLSWSRDGRTLYFSANRKPDWEKDPVESEVHALDVTSGTVTALTDRNGPDTNPLVSPDGGKIAYLGFDDKLRAYENTQLYVMNRDGSGKRSLTGNWDYGIDAIQWGADGKSVYAQYDDHGETKVARIGLDGAVRTAATGLSGGGLDRPYTGGSFTVSDGGAIAFTGGTATRPAEVQLNRGGTARILTDLNRSLREVKSLGEVRKITVASSHDGKTIEGWLTLPPGYRDGQRVPLILEIHGGPFAAYGGHFSTDNQLYAAGGYAVLSANPRGSTSYGAAFANEIDKQYPGNDYFDLISIVDRAIELGVADPDALFVTGGSGGGVLTSWIVGKTNRFKAAVTQKPVINWTTQALTADGPGFFGPYWLGAEPWEKPELFWSRSPLSLVGNVETPTLVVVGAEDYRTPVSESEQYYTALRLRGVPSALIKVPGASHGSIAARPSQSAAKASAILAWFEKYKKGWTRPAGDAAAK is encoded by the coding sequence ATGCGCAAACTGGCCATCCTCGGTGCAAGCCTGCTCGCTCTTTCCTCGCAGCCGGCCTTTGCACAGGAAGAACCGGCGCCCGCCGCATCGCCCGCGCCCGCCGCAGAAACGCCTGCCCCCATGTCGGCCGCCGCCGCGGGTAGCGCGCGCAAGAGCCCCGAACGCCGCCTCACCGGCGCCGACCTCTTCGACCTCTCGATCGCCTCCGATCCGCAGATCAGCCCCGACGGCCGCCACATCGCCTATGTCCGCCGTTCGAACGACATCATGTCCGACCGCGCGGTCAGCTCGATCTGGCTGATCGACACGACGACCGGCGAGGAGACCCCGGTCGCAGGCCGCAGCGGCGGCGCCTTTTCGCCGCGCTGGTCGCCCGACGGCAAGCGCCTCGCCTTCGCCTCGACCGAGGGCGGCAGCGCGCAGCTCTGGGTGCGCTGGATGAACGGCGGCGAGGCGGTACGCCTCACCGGCCTCCCGACCAGCCCGTCGAGCCTCGCCTGGTCGCCCGACGGCCGCTCGATCGCCTACACGATGCTCGTCAAGGACGACGGCCCGTCGTTCGGCGCGGCGCCGAAAAACAAGCCCGAGGGCGCGAAATGGGCCGAGCCGCTCGAGGTCCACGACCTTCTCGCTTACCGCGCCGACGGCGAAGGCTATCTCGAACCCGGCTTCGAAAAGATTTTCGTCGTCCCCGCGACCGGCGGCTCGCCGCGCCAGCTCACCTTCGGCCCCTATCATGACGGCGGCCCCTTGAGCTGGTCGCGCGATGGCCGCACCCTCTATTTCAGCGCGAACCGCAAACCCGATTGGGAGAAGGACCCGGTCGAGAGCGAAGTCCACGCGCTCGACGTGACGAGCGGCACGGTCACCGCGCTCACCGACCGCAACGGCCCCGACACCAATCCGCTCGTCTCGCCCGACGGCGGCAAGATCGCCTACCTCGGCTTCGACGACAAATTGCGCGCTTACGAAAACACCCAGCTCTACGTCATGAACCGCGACGGGTCGGGCAAGCGCAGCCTGACGGGCAATTGGGACTATGGCATCGATGCGATCCAGTGGGGCGCCGATGGCAAGTCCGTCTATGCGCAGTACGACGATCACGGCGAGACCAAGGTCGCGCGCATCGGCCTCGATGGCGCGGTGCGCACCGCCGCGACCGGCCTGTCGGGCGGCGGGCTCGACCGGCCCTATACGGGCGGCAGCTTCACCGTGTCGGACGGCGGCGCGATCGCCTTCACCGGCGGCACCGCAACCCGCCCCGCCGAGGTCCAGCTCAATCGCGGCGGAACGGCGCGCATCCTCACCGACCTCAACCGGAGCTTGCGCGAAGTGAAATCGCTCGGCGAGGTGCGCAAGATCACCGTCGCGTCGAGCCACGACGGCAAGACGATCGAGGGCTGGCTGACCCTCCCGCCCGGCTATCGCGACGGCCAGCGCGTGCCGCTGATCCTCGAAATCCACGGCGGGCCCTTCGCGGCCTATGGCGGCCATTTCTCGACCGACAACCAGCTCTACGCCGCGGGCGGCTATGCCGTGCTCTCGGCGAACCCGCGCGGTTCGACCAGCTATGGCGCGGCCTTCGCGAACGAGATCGACAAGCAATATCCGGGCAATGACTATTTCGACCTCATCAGCATCGTCGACCGCGCGATCGAGCTTGGCGTCGCCGACCCCGACGCGCTCTTCGTCACCGGCGGCTCGGGCGGCGGTGTGCTCACCAGCTGGATCGTCGGCAAGACGAACCGCTTCAAGGCCGCGGTCACGCAAAAGCCGGTGATCAACTGGACGACGCAGGCGCTCACCGCCGACGGCCCCGGCTTCTTCGGCCCCTATTGGCTCGGCGCCGAGCCGTGGGAAAAGCCCGAGCTCTTCTGGTCCCGCTCCCCGCTCTCGCTCGTCGGCAATGTCGAAACCCCGACGCTCGTCGTCGTCGGGGCCGAGGATTACCGCACCCCGGTCAGCGAATCCGAACAATATTACACCGCGCTCCGCCTCCGCGGCGTGCCCAGCGCGCTGATCAAGGTTCCGGGCGCCAGCCACGGCAGCATCGCCGCGCGCCCGTCGCAATCGGCCGCCAAGGCCTCGGCAATCCTCGCCTGGTTCGAAAAATACAAGAAGGGCTGGACGCGACCGGCAGGCGATGCGGCGGCGAAATAG
- a CDS encoding 2OG-Fe(II) oxygenase produces the protein METHIDARIETLDWGAIAAALDRDGWAVLPGLLSDAECDEVAALYAREAGFRSHVHMARHGFGRGEYRYFAYPLPPLVAALRSGLYPSLAPIANRWHERMGMAVRFPAEHAEFLARCHDAGQRRPTPLLLQYGAGDYNCLHQDLYGEHVFPLQVAVLLSVPADDFSGGEFVLTEQRPRMQSRAAVVSLTKGDAVVFAVNVRPVRGARGDYRVAMRHGVSEIRSGRRHTLGVIFHDAT, from the coding sequence ATGGAAACACACATCGATGCGCGTATCGAAACGCTGGACTGGGGCGCGATCGCGGCAGCGCTCGACCGCGATGGTTGGGCGGTGCTGCCTGGGTTGCTGAGCGATGCCGAGTGCGATGAGGTTGCGGCGCTCTATGCGCGGGAAGCGGGGTTCCGCAGCCATGTCCATATGGCGCGGCACGGGTTCGGGCGCGGCGAATATCGCTATTTCGCCTATCCGTTGCCGCCGCTGGTCGCGGCGCTGCGGAGTGGGCTGTATCCTTCGCTCGCGCCGATCGCCAACCGCTGGCACGAGCGGATGGGAATGGCGGTGCGCTTTCCCGCCGAGCACGCGGAATTTCTGGCGCGGTGCCATGATGCCGGGCAGCGGCGGCCGACGCCGTTGCTACTGCAATATGGCGCCGGTGACTATAATTGCCTGCACCAGGATTTGTACGGCGAGCATGTCTTTCCGTTGCAGGTCGCGGTGCTGCTGTCAGTGCCCGCCGACGACTTCAGCGGCGGCGAGTTCGTCTTGACCGAGCAAAGGCCGCGGATGCAGTCACGCGCCGCTGTCGTGTCGCTCACAAAGGGCGATGCGGTGGTGTTCGCGGTGAACGTCCGGCCTGTGCGCGGCGCGCGCGGCGACTATCGCGTCGCGATGCGCCACGGGGTCAGCGAAATCCGGTCGGGGCGGCGGCACACGCTCGGCGTCATTTTCCACGACGCGACGTAG
- a CDS encoding DUF885 domain-containing protein, with product MRFAVALMLLPVLPLAPMTAPAFAQAAPQAGAQDQALLQFLDQAFEERLGLSPESQTQLGLKTNYGKLDDYTDAASLRDQELAERQLKDMRARFKPDQLGESARVSYRLFEYEVERGRESLRFRKLRFPVSTNGSPAGAIPVLLINNHKIDSVADAEAYIARLRDTDRVMREVAVTMREQAAAGIVPNKVNFAPARADALKVIAGAPFDGGADSTLMADFRKKIEALDAPAATKAKLIADASTALTGPFKQGYTTLIAAIDEIEPKSKGNFGAWNLPDGAAYYADRLKSSTTTSLTADQIHDLGLAQVAAIRSEMEAIKREVGFTGTLEQFFDHIRTDPQFKYPNTEAGRETYLADARAVIASVMTAAPRYFRVLPKAALEVRAVEKWREGTASTAFYNPPSADGKRPGIYYVNLVDMNQTQKVQVAGIAAHEGAPGHHFQIARQQELTGIPKFRKFGGYGAYMEGWGLYSERLANEMGVYKTPYDRFGMLSLQVWRAIRLVLDTGIHSKRWTREQAIAYFKANSSVSDTDIAREVDRYFNWPGQATSYMVGQLKIAELRKRAESELGPRFNIRDFHEAVLSEGALPLDILEEQVTRYIAAKKK from the coding sequence ATGCGCTTTGCCGTTGCCCTGATGCTGCTCCCCGTCCTGCCCCTCGCGCCGATGACCGCGCCCGCCTTCGCACAGGCGGCACCGCAAGCCGGCGCGCAAGACCAGGCCTTGCTCCAGTTCCTCGACCAGGCGTTCGAAGAGCGGCTGGGCCTCAGCCCCGAATCGCAGACCCAGCTCGGCCTCAAGACGAACTACGGCAAGCTCGACGATTACACCGACGCCGCATCGCTCCGCGATCAGGAGCTCGCCGAGCGCCAGCTCAAGGACATGCGCGCCCGCTTCAAGCCCGACCAGCTCGGCGAAAGCGCGCGCGTCAGCTACCGATTGTTCGAATATGAAGTCGAACGCGGCCGCGAATCGCTCCGCTTCCGCAAGCTGCGCTTCCCCGTCTCGACCAACGGCAGCCCCGCCGGCGCAATCCCCGTGCTGCTCATCAACAATCACAAGATCGACAGCGTCGCTGACGCCGAAGCCTATATCGCTCGCCTCCGCGACACCGACCGCGTGATGCGCGAAGTCGCGGTGACGATGCGCGAACAGGCAGCCGCAGGAATCGTCCCCAACAAGGTCAATTTCGCCCCCGCGCGCGCCGACGCGCTGAAAGTCATCGCGGGCGCGCCCTTCGACGGCGGCGCCGATTCGACGCTGATGGCCGATTTCCGCAAGAAGATTGAGGCACTCGATGCCCCCGCGGCAACCAAGGCAAAGCTGATCGCCGACGCGAGCACCGCGCTGACCGGGCCATTCAAGCAGGGCTACACCACGCTGATCGCCGCGATTGACGAAATCGAGCCCAAATCGAAGGGCAATTTCGGCGCATGGAACCTCCCCGACGGCGCGGCCTACTACGCCGACCGGCTGAAGAGCTCGACCACCACCAGCCTCACCGCCGACCAGATCCACGACCTCGGGCTCGCCCAGGTCGCGGCGATCCGCAGCGAGATGGAGGCGATCAAGCGCGAGGTCGGCTTCACCGGCACGCTCGAACAGTTCTTCGACCACATCCGCACCGATCCGCAGTTCAAATATCCGAACACCGAGGCCGGCCGCGAAACCTATCTCGCCGACGCGCGCGCGGTGATCGCATCGGTGATGACCGCCGCACCGCGCTATTTTCGCGTGCTTCCGAAGGCGGCGCTCGAAGTGCGCGCGGTCGAGAAATGGCGCGAGGGGACTGCGTCGACCGCCTTCTACAACCCGCCCTCGGCCGACGGGAAACGCCCCGGCATCTATTACGTCAACCTCGTCGACATGAACCAGACGCAGAAGGTGCAGGTCGCCGGCATCGCCGCGCACGAAGGCGCGCCGGGTCACCATTTCCAGATCGCGCGGCAGCAGGAGCTCACGGGCATTCCCAAATTCCGCAAATTCGGCGGCTATGGCGCCTATATGGAGGGTTGGGGGCTCTATTCGGAGCGGCTCGCGAACGAGATGGGCGTGTACAAGACCCCCTATGACCGCTTCGGCATGTTGTCGCTCCAGGTGTGGCGCGCGATCCGCCTCGTGCTCGACACCGGCATCCATTCAAAGCGCTGGACGCGCGAACAGGCGATCGCTTACTTCAAGGCGAACAGTTCGGTATCCGACACCGACATCGCGCGCGAAGTCGACCGCTATTTCAACTGGCCGGGTCAGGCGACGAGCTACATGGTCGGCCAGCTCAAGATCGCCGAACTCCGCAAACGCGCCGAAAGCGAACTCGGCCCGCGCTTCAACATCCGCGATTTCCACGAAGCGGTGCTGAGCGAAGGCGCCCTTCCGCTCGATATTCTCGAAGAACAGGTGACGCGCTATATCGCGGCGAAGAAGAAGTGA
- a CDS encoding phosphoribosyltransferase, translating into MTAEKIFISANDLLADSFRLGMQVLDSGFEPTHLVGIWRGGAPVGIAVQELLDYHGQHCDHIAIRTSSYHGIDKQDAHVKVFALGYLIDTLNPEDRLLIIDDVFDSGRSIRAFIAELKARCRHNMPRDIRIATVWYKPGRNVTDLRPDFFVHETDQWLIFPHEVDGLTVDEIRQHKPEAAIILREEDKADG; encoded by the coding sequence ATGACCGCCGAGAAAATCTTCATCAGCGCGAACGACCTGCTCGCCGACTCCTTCCGGCTCGGCATGCAGGTGCTCGACAGCGGCTTCGAGCCGACGCATCTCGTCGGCATCTGGCGCGGGGGCGCGCCGGTCGGGATCGCGGTGCAGGAACTGCTCGACTATCACGGCCAGCATTGCGACCATATCGCGATCCGCACCTCCTCCTACCACGGCATCGACAAGCAGGATGCGCACGTCAAAGTCTTCGCGCTCGGCTACCTGATCGACACGCTGAACCCCGAGGACCGGCTGCTCATCATCGACGATGTCTTCGACAGCGGGCGCAGCATCCGCGCCTTCATCGCTGAGCTGAAGGCGCGTTGCCGCCACAATATGCCGCGCGACATCCGCATCGCGACCGTGTGGTACAAGCCGGGGCGCAACGTCACCGACCTGCGCCCCGACTTCTTCGTCCACGAAACCGACCAGTGGCTGATCTTTCCGCACGAGGTTGACGGGTTGACGGTCGACGAAATCCGCCAGCATAAGCCCGAGGCGGCAATCATCCTGCGCGAGGAGGACAAGGCCGATGGCTAG
- a CDS encoding L,D-transpeptidase family protein, whose amino-acid sequence MQRRCAPLFLIGLALGTPLAPPVLAAPAAQGAALPLAGAIREEAGGDVKRFYAARNFKPLWLRAGKLGPEAVALLGYLSTASRDGLKSSSYDLEKLEALIARARGGAPQDLARAEVALSAAFARYVRDMRSPGGAKMDYADKSLRPKKADPETVLRAAAFPKDFGAYMKNMGWMSEHYVRLRTLMGRALAQGTSKDAMARLRLNLDRARLLPGPYVHHIVVDASSGQLWYYDAGKRAGSMKVVVGAPETQTPMLAGKLQWAILNPYWNVPDYLAQESIAPKVLAGRSLASLRMEALSDWGPNPRKLDASEIDWPAVAAGDEVLRLRELPGGANSMGRVKFLFPNDEGIYLHDTPERALLKKPDRHFSNGCIRLENAAALGQWLLHRPISTKSKTPEQAVALPVEVPVYLTYITAIATDRGLAFRDDVYGRDS is encoded by the coding sequence ATGCAGCGCCGCTGCGCCCCCCTTTTCCTGATCGGACTGGCGCTCGGCACGCCCCTCGCCCCGCCCGTCCTCGCGGCGCCCGCAGCGCAGGGGGCGGCGCTCCCGCTCGCCGGCGCGATCCGCGAAGAAGCCGGCGGCGACGTCAAACGCTTCTACGCCGCACGCAATTTCAAGCCGCTCTGGCTCCGCGCGGGCAAGCTCGGGCCCGAGGCGGTGGCGCTGCTCGGCTATCTCTCGACCGCCTCGCGCGACGGTCTCAAATCTTCATCCTACGACCTTGAAAAGCTCGAAGCGCTGATCGCCCGCGCCCGCGGCGGCGCCCCGCAGGACCTTGCGCGCGCCGAAGTCGCGCTCTCGGCCGCCTTCGCGCGCTATGTCCGCGACATGCGCAGCCCCGGCGGGGCAAAGATGGATTATGCCGACAAGTCGCTTCGCCCGAAAAAAGCCGACCCCGAAACGGTGCTCCGCGCCGCCGCCTTCCCCAAGGATTTCGGCGCCTATATGAAAAATATGGGTTGGATGAGCGAACATTATGTGCGCCTCCGCACCCTGATGGGCCGCGCTTTGGCGCAGGGGACCTCGAAGGACGCGATGGCGCGCCTTCGGCTCAACCTCGACCGCGCGCGCCTCCTGCCCGGCCCGTACGTCCATCATATCGTCGTCGACGCCTCGTCGGGCCAGCTCTGGTATTATGACGCGGGCAAGCGCGCGGGGTCGATGAAGGTCGTCGTCGGCGCGCCCGAAACGCAGACCCCGATGCTCGCGGGCAAGCTCCAATGGGCGATCCTCAACCCCTATTGGAACGTCCCCGACTATCTCGCCCAAGAAAGCATCGCCCCCAAGGTCCTCGCCGGGCGCAGCCTCGCCTCGCTGCGCATGGAGGCGCTCTCCGACTGGGGTCCCAATCCGCGCAAGCTCGACGCGTCCGAAATCGACTGGCCCGCGGTCGCCGCGGGCGACGAGGTGCTGCGCCTCCGCGAACTTCCCGGTGGCGCCAATTCGATGGGCCGCGTCAAATTCCTCTTCCCCAATGACGAGGGCATCTACCTCCACGACACCCCCGAGCGCGCGCTGCTCAAAAAGCCCGACCGCCATTTTTCGAACGGCTGCATCCGCCTCGAAAATGCCGCCGCGCTCGGCCAGTGGCTGCTCCACCGCCCGATCAGCACCAAGTCGAAGACCCCCGAACAGGCGGTCGCGTTGCCCGTCGAGGTGCCCGTCTACCTCACCTACATCACCGCCATCGCGACCGACCGCGGCCTCGCCTTCCGCGACGATGTTTACGGCAGGGATAGCTGA